Proteins from one Mercurialis annua linkage group LG7, ddMerAnnu1.2, whole genome shotgun sequence genomic window:
- the LOC126656720 gene encoding exopolygalacturonase-like — protein sequence MMRIYGLTIVFLLFSSTFRVSEATGTFDVTKYGAKANGEADISKALLSAWEEACDSVGVSTVLIPKGKYALRQVDISGPCKGSMVLRLEGTVEAPVDPNELKGDFWIAFSHIDHFTVTGGGTFDGQGEMTWKKYNCMEKKGCKALPISLRFNFIDNAIIKDITSLDSKNFHVNVMGCKNITFQRFNVVAPGHSLNTDGIHIGRCNGVKILDSSFGTGDDCISIGDASQQITVKGVTCGPGHGISIGSLGKYPNEGPVSGVFISNCTIFNTDNGLRIKSWPALENGMASNLRFEDIIMKNVSNPILIDQMYCPWNRCNKNGHSKVKISDVSFKNIRGTSTTPIAVQLICSKGIPCENVKLSNIDLKLIGGGATKSQCSNVKPVITGVVPAGC from the exons ATGATGAGGATCTATGGCTTAACAATagtatttcttttatttagttCAACCTTCCGAGTATCCGAAGCTACCGGTACGTTCGATGTTACGAAATACGGTGCGAAAGCTAACGGAGAAGCCGATATTAGCAAGGCTTTATTAAGTGCATGGGAAGAAGCATGTGACTCGGTGGGTGTAAGCACAGTTTTGATACCGAAAGGCAAATATGCATTACGCCAAGTGGATATCTCCGGTCCATGTAAGGGCTCAATGGTGCTTCGGCTCGAAGGAACGGTAGAGGCGCCGGTCGATCCTAATGAACTCAAGGGAGATTTTTGGATTGCTTTCAGTCACATCGATCATTTTACAGTCACCGGCGGAGGAACTTTTGATGGACAAGGTGAAATGACAtggaaaaaatataattgtatgGAGAAAAAAGGGTGCAAGGCACTCCCTATT AGTTTGAGGTTCAATTTTATCGATAATGCCATAATCAAAGACATAACATCCCTCGATAGCAAGAATTTTCACGTTAATGTCATGGGCTGTAAAAATATCACTTTCCAACGATTTAACGTCGTTGCACCAGGGCACAGCCTGAATACGGACGGGATTCATATCGGACGTTGTAACGGTGTCAAGATTCTCGACAGCTCATTCGGTACTGGTGACGATTGTATCTCCATCGGCGATGCTAGCCAGCAAATAACAGTGAAAGGAGTGACATGCGGACCTGGACATGGCATTAGTATTGGAAGTTTGGGAAAATATCCAAATGAAGGACCTGTGTCCGGTGTTTTTATCTCAAATTGCACCATTTTTAATACTGATAATGGTCTTAGAATCAAATCTTGGCCAGCTTTGGAAAATGGCATGGCTTCTAATTTGCGATTTGAGGATATTATAATGAAGAATGTCTCCAACCCTATTCTCATTGATCAAATGTATTGTCCATGGAATCGGTGCAACAAAAAT GGTCATTCAAAAGTTAAGATAAGCGATGTTAGCTTTAAAAACATAAGAGGCACTTCTACAACGCCTATTGCAGTCCAACTAATTTGCAGCAAAGGAATTCCTTGTGAGAATGTAAAACTCAGTAATATTGATCTCAAATTGATCGGCGGAGGTGCCACCAAATCTCAATGTTCTAATGTCAAACCTGTAATTACTGGAGTAGTACCTGCTGGATGTTAA
- the LOC126655154 gene encoding probable LRR receptor-like serine/threonine-protein kinase At5g10290 isoform X1, with protein sequence MVMIAWKNKHGLLSYLQSGSSAKKNNYLMLMKMELVFGALLLACLLSVAFSDLQGDALYALKVSLDVPASQLTDWNQNQVNPCTWSNVICDNDHVTSVTLSGMNCSGTLSPKIGVLKNLKTLTLKGNGINGEVPKEFGNLTSLSSLDLGNNRLIGEIPSSLGNLKNLQFLTLSQNNLTGGIPESLSGLQNLINILLDSNNLSGQIPEHLFRIPKYNFTGNHLNCGSIFHQRCESDSTASGSSNKPKIGIIIGIVGGVTILLLFGGLLFFVCKSRNKGYKREVFVDVAGEVDRRIAFGQLKRFSYRELQLSTENFSEKNILGQGGFGKVYKGVLQDGTKVAVKRLTDFESPGGDAAFQREVEMISVAVHRNLLRLIGFCTTPSERLLVYPFMPNLSVAYRLRERKPEEPVLIWATRKRVALGAARGLEYLHEHCNPKIIHRDVKAANVLLDEDFEAVVGDFGLAKLVDVRKTNVTTQVRGTMGHIAPEYLSTGKSSERTDVFGYGIMLLELVTGQRAIDFSRLEEEDDVLLLDHVKKLEREKRLDAIVDRNLTKNYNIQEVEMMIKVALLCTQSSPEERPLMSEVVRMLEGEGLAERWEEWQHVEVTRRQEYERLQRRFDWGEDSLYNHDAIELSGGR encoded by the exons ATGGTAATGATTGCATGGAAGAATAAAC ATGGACTTCTCTCGTATCTGCAATCAGGTTCCTCTGCTAAAAAGAATAATTACTTGATGTTAATGAAGATGGAACTGGTGTTTGGAGCTCTACTACTTGCTTGCTTGCTTTCTGTTGCATTTTCTGATTTGCAAG GAGATGCATTATATGCATTGAAGGTTTCATTGGATGTTCCAGCGAGTCAGTTAACAgattggaatcaaaatcaagtTAACCCATGCACTTGGTCGAATGTCATCTGTGACAATGATCATGTCACATCTGT AACATTGTCTGGCATGAACTGTTCTGGAACTTTGTCTCCTAAAATAGGAGTTCTGAAGAATCTTAAGACATT AACACTGAAAGGAAATGGCATAAATGGTGAGGTACCAAAAGAGTTTGGAAATCTAACTAGTTTATCAAGCTTGGATTTGGGAAATAACCGTTTAATTGGTGAAATACCATCTTCCCTCGGCAATCTTAAAAACCTACAGTTTTT GACATTGAGCCAAAACAATCTTACTGGAGGCATCCCTGAATCACTTTCTGGTCTTCAAAATTTGATCAACAT TCTACTGGATTCAAATAATCTCAGTGGCCAAATTCCTGAGCATCTATTCCGGATTCCAAAATACAA TTTTACTGGCAATCACCTAAATTGTGGTTCAATTTTTCATCAGCGCTGCGAATCTGATAGTACTGCTTCAG GTTCTTCAAATAAGCCAAAGATTGGTATAATAATTGGGATTGTTGGAGGAGTTACAATACTACTTCTATTTGGAGGTCTGCTTTTCTTTGTTTGCAAGAGTAGAAACAAAGGTTACAAACGTGAAGTATTTGTCGATGTTGCAG GTGAAGTTGACCGAAGAATTGCATTTGGTCAATTGAAAAGATTCTCATATCGAGAATTGCAGCTGTCCACAGAAAATTTCAGTGAGAAAAATATCCTTGGACAAGGAGGTTTTGGAAAGGTTTATAAAGGAGTGCTTCAAGATGGTACAAAAGTTGCCGTGAAGCGTTTAACTGATTTTGAAAGTCCAGGAGGAGACGCAGCTTTCCAACGTGAAGTTGAGATGATTAGTGTAGCAGTTCACAGAAATCTATTGCGGTTGATAGGTTTTTGCACAACACCTTCAGAACGTCTTTTGGTGTATCCATTCATGCCAAATTTAAGTGTGGCATATCGTTTAAGAG AACGTAAACCTGAGGAACCTGTTTTAATTTGGGCAACAAGAAAAAGAGTGGCATTAGGTGCAGCACGTGGGCTGGAATATCTTCATGAACATTGTAATCCTAAGATCATTCATCGGGATGTAAAGGCTGCTAATGTGTTACTGGATGAAGATTTTGAAGCAGTTGTTGGTGACTTTGGCCTGGCAAAGTTGGTGGATGTCAGAAAGACTAATGTAACAACTCAAGTTCGAGGGACAATGGGCCACATTGCACCTGAGTACTTATCCACTGGGAAGTCATCTGAAAGGACAGATGTTTTTGGATACGGAATCATGCTTCTAGAACTTGTGACGGGCCAACGAGCAATTGATTTTTCACGATTGGAAGAGGAGGATGATGTCTTATTGCTTGACCAT GTCAAAAAGCTGGAGAGAGAAAAACGACTGGACGCAATTGTAGATCGCAACCttactaaaaattataacattCAAGAAGTGGAGATGATGATAAAAGTTGCATTACTATGCACGCAATCATCACCGGAGGAACGTCCATTAATGTCGGAGGTGGTACGGATGCTAGAAGGAGAGGGTTTGGCCGAGAGATGGGAAGAATGGCAGCACGTTGAGGTGACGCGGAGGCAAGAATATGAAAGACTGCAGAGAAGATTTGACTGGGGAGAAGATTCTCTTTATAACCATGATGCTATCGAGCTATCTGGTGGAAGATAA
- the LOC126655154 gene encoding probable LRR receptor-like serine/threonine-protein kinase At5g10290 isoform X2, whose translation MLMKMELVFGALLLACLLSVAFSDLQGDALYALKVSLDVPASQLTDWNQNQVNPCTWSNVICDNDHVTSVTLSGMNCSGTLSPKIGVLKNLKTLTLKGNGINGEVPKEFGNLTSLSSLDLGNNRLIGEIPSSLGNLKNLQFLTLSQNNLTGGIPESLSGLQNLINILLDSNNLSGQIPEHLFRIPKYNFTGNHLNCGSIFHQRCESDSTASGSSNKPKIGIIIGIVGGVTILLLFGGLLFFVCKSRNKGYKREVFVDVAGEVDRRIAFGQLKRFSYRELQLSTENFSEKNILGQGGFGKVYKGVLQDGTKVAVKRLTDFESPGGDAAFQREVEMISVAVHRNLLRLIGFCTTPSERLLVYPFMPNLSVAYRLRERKPEEPVLIWATRKRVALGAARGLEYLHEHCNPKIIHRDVKAANVLLDEDFEAVVGDFGLAKLVDVRKTNVTTQVRGTMGHIAPEYLSTGKSSERTDVFGYGIMLLELVTGQRAIDFSRLEEEDDVLLLDHVKKLEREKRLDAIVDRNLTKNYNIQEVEMMIKVALLCTQSSPEERPLMSEVVRMLEGEGLAERWEEWQHVEVTRRQEYERLQRRFDWGEDSLYNHDAIELSGGR comes from the exons ATGTTAATGAAGATGGAACTGGTGTTTGGAGCTCTACTACTTGCTTGCTTGCTTTCTGTTGCATTTTCTGATTTGCAAG GAGATGCATTATATGCATTGAAGGTTTCATTGGATGTTCCAGCGAGTCAGTTAACAgattggaatcaaaatcaagtTAACCCATGCACTTGGTCGAATGTCATCTGTGACAATGATCATGTCACATCTGT AACATTGTCTGGCATGAACTGTTCTGGAACTTTGTCTCCTAAAATAGGAGTTCTGAAGAATCTTAAGACATT AACACTGAAAGGAAATGGCATAAATGGTGAGGTACCAAAAGAGTTTGGAAATCTAACTAGTTTATCAAGCTTGGATTTGGGAAATAACCGTTTAATTGGTGAAATACCATCTTCCCTCGGCAATCTTAAAAACCTACAGTTTTT GACATTGAGCCAAAACAATCTTACTGGAGGCATCCCTGAATCACTTTCTGGTCTTCAAAATTTGATCAACAT TCTACTGGATTCAAATAATCTCAGTGGCCAAATTCCTGAGCATCTATTCCGGATTCCAAAATACAA TTTTACTGGCAATCACCTAAATTGTGGTTCAATTTTTCATCAGCGCTGCGAATCTGATAGTACTGCTTCAG GTTCTTCAAATAAGCCAAAGATTGGTATAATAATTGGGATTGTTGGAGGAGTTACAATACTACTTCTATTTGGAGGTCTGCTTTTCTTTGTTTGCAAGAGTAGAAACAAAGGTTACAAACGTGAAGTATTTGTCGATGTTGCAG GTGAAGTTGACCGAAGAATTGCATTTGGTCAATTGAAAAGATTCTCATATCGAGAATTGCAGCTGTCCACAGAAAATTTCAGTGAGAAAAATATCCTTGGACAAGGAGGTTTTGGAAAGGTTTATAAAGGAGTGCTTCAAGATGGTACAAAAGTTGCCGTGAAGCGTTTAACTGATTTTGAAAGTCCAGGAGGAGACGCAGCTTTCCAACGTGAAGTTGAGATGATTAGTGTAGCAGTTCACAGAAATCTATTGCGGTTGATAGGTTTTTGCACAACACCTTCAGAACGTCTTTTGGTGTATCCATTCATGCCAAATTTAAGTGTGGCATATCGTTTAAGAG AACGTAAACCTGAGGAACCTGTTTTAATTTGGGCAACAAGAAAAAGAGTGGCATTAGGTGCAGCACGTGGGCTGGAATATCTTCATGAACATTGTAATCCTAAGATCATTCATCGGGATGTAAAGGCTGCTAATGTGTTACTGGATGAAGATTTTGAAGCAGTTGTTGGTGACTTTGGCCTGGCAAAGTTGGTGGATGTCAGAAAGACTAATGTAACAACTCAAGTTCGAGGGACAATGGGCCACATTGCACCTGAGTACTTATCCACTGGGAAGTCATCTGAAAGGACAGATGTTTTTGGATACGGAATCATGCTTCTAGAACTTGTGACGGGCCAACGAGCAATTGATTTTTCACGATTGGAAGAGGAGGATGATGTCTTATTGCTTGACCAT GTCAAAAAGCTGGAGAGAGAAAAACGACTGGACGCAATTGTAGATCGCAACCttactaaaaattataacattCAAGAAGTGGAGATGATGATAAAAGTTGCATTACTATGCACGCAATCATCACCGGAGGAACGTCCATTAATGTCGGAGGTGGTACGGATGCTAGAAGGAGAGGGTTTGGCCGAGAGATGGGAAGAATGGCAGCACGTTGAGGTGACGCGGAGGCAAGAATATGAAAGACTGCAGAGAAGATTTGACTGGGGAGAAGATTCTCTTTATAACCATGATGCTATCGAGCTATCTGGTGGAAGATAA
- the LOC126655154 gene encoding probable LRR receptor-like serine/threonine-protein kinase At5g10290 isoform X3 encodes MNCSGTLSPKIGVLKNLKTLTLKGNGINGEVPKEFGNLTSLSSLDLGNNRLIGEIPSSLGNLKNLQFLTLSQNNLTGGIPESLSGLQNLINILLDSNNLSGQIPEHLFRIPKYNFTGNHLNCGSIFHQRCESDSTASGSSNKPKIGIIIGIVGGVTILLLFGGLLFFVCKSRNKGYKREVFVDVAGEVDRRIAFGQLKRFSYRELQLSTENFSEKNILGQGGFGKVYKGVLQDGTKVAVKRLTDFESPGGDAAFQREVEMISVAVHRNLLRLIGFCTTPSERLLVYPFMPNLSVAYRLRERKPEEPVLIWATRKRVALGAARGLEYLHEHCNPKIIHRDVKAANVLLDEDFEAVVGDFGLAKLVDVRKTNVTTQVRGTMGHIAPEYLSTGKSSERTDVFGYGIMLLELVTGQRAIDFSRLEEEDDVLLLDHVKKLEREKRLDAIVDRNLTKNYNIQEVEMMIKVALLCTQSSPEERPLMSEVVRMLEGEGLAERWEEWQHVEVTRRQEYERLQRRFDWGEDSLYNHDAIELSGGR; translated from the exons ATGAACTGTTCTGGAACTTTGTCTCCTAAAATAGGAGTTCTGAAGAATCTTAAGACATT AACACTGAAAGGAAATGGCATAAATGGTGAGGTACCAAAAGAGTTTGGAAATCTAACTAGTTTATCAAGCTTGGATTTGGGAAATAACCGTTTAATTGGTGAAATACCATCTTCCCTCGGCAATCTTAAAAACCTACAGTTTTT GACATTGAGCCAAAACAATCTTACTGGAGGCATCCCTGAATCACTTTCTGGTCTTCAAAATTTGATCAACAT TCTACTGGATTCAAATAATCTCAGTGGCCAAATTCCTGAGCATCTATTCCGGATTCCAAAATACAA TTTTACTGGCAATCACCTAAATTGTGGTTCAATTTTTCATCAGCGCTGCGAATCTGATAGTACTGCTTCAG GTTCTTCAAATAAGCCAAAGATTGGTATAATAATTGGGATTGTTGGAGGAGTTACAATACTACTTCTATTTGGAGGTCTGCTTTTCTTTGTTTGCAAGAGTAGAAACAAAGGTTACAAACGTGAAGTATTTGTCGATGTTGCAG GTGAAGTTGACCGAAGAATTGCATTTGGTCAATTGAAAAGATTCTCATATCGAGAATTGCAGCTGTCCACAGAAAATTTCAGTGAGAAAAATATCCTTGGACAAGGAGGTTTTGGAAAGGTTTATAAAGGAGTGCTTCAAGATGGTACAAAAGTTGCCGTGAAGCGTTTAACTGATTTTGAAAGTCCAGGAGGAGACGCAGCTTTCCAACGTGAAGTTGAGATGATTAGTGTAGCAGTTCACAGAAATCTATTGCGGTTGATAGGTTTTTGCACAACACCTTCAGAACGTCTTTTGGTGTATCCATTCATGCCAAATTTAAGTGTGGCATATCGTTTAAGAG AACGTAAACCTGAGGAACCTGTTTTAATTTGGGCAACAAGAAAAAGAGTGGCATTAGGTGCAGCACGTGGGCTGGAATATCTTCATGAACATTGTAATCCTAAGATCATTCATCGGGATGTAAAGGCTGCTAATGTGTTACTGGATGAAGATTTTGAAGCAGTTGTTGGTGACTTTGGCCTGGCAAAGTTGGTGGATGTCAGAAAGACTAATGTAACAACTCAAGTTCGAGGGACAATGGGCCACATTGCACCTGAGTACTTATCCACTGGGAAGTCATCTGAAAGGACAGATGTTTTTGGATACGGAATCATGCTTCTAGAACTTGTGACGGGCCAACGAGCAATTGATTTTTCACGATTGGAAGAGGAGGATGATGTCTTATTGCTTGACCAT GTCAAAAAGCTGGAGAGAGAAAAACGACTGGACGCAATTGTAGATCGCAACCttactaaaaattataacattCAAGAAGTGGAGATGATGATAAAAGTTGCATTACTATGCACGCAATCATCACCGGAGGAACGTCCATTAATGTCGGAGGTGGTACGGATGCTAGAAGGAGAGGGTTTGGCCGAGAGATGGGAAGAATGGCAGCACGTTGAGGTGACGCGGAGGCAAGAATATGAAAGACTGCAGAGAAGATTTGACTGGGGAGAAGATTCTCTTTATAACCATGATGCTATCGAGCTATCTGGTGGAAGATAA